From a single Phalacrocorax aristotelis chromosome 1, bGulAri2.1, whole genome shotgun sequence genomic region:
- the CWC15 gene encoding spliceosome-associated protein CWC15 homolog, with product MTTAARPTFEPARGGRGKGEGDLSQLSKQYSSRDLPSHTKIKYRQTTQDAPEEVRNRDFRRELEERERVAAREKNRDRPTREHTTSSSVSKKPRLDQIPAANLDADDPLTDEDDEDEDLEDSDDDDTAALLAELEKIKKERAEEQARKEQEQKAEEERIRMENILSGNPLLNLTGPAQPQANFKVKRRWDDDVVFKNCAKGIDETKKDKRFVNDTLRSEFHKKFMEKYIK from the exons ATGACGACAGCGGCGAGGCCAACATTTGAACCTgcgagaggaggaagaggaaaaggtgaaGGAGACTTAAGTCAGCTATCCAAACAATACTCCAGCAGAGACCTACCTTCTcacactaaaataaaatacag GCAGACCACTCAGGATGCTCCTGAAGAGGTGCGTAACCGTGATTTCAGAcgggagctggaggagagagAACGGGTTGCTGCAAGGGAAAAGAATAGAGACAGACCAACCAgag AACACACGACGTCATCTTCTGTGTCTAAGAAGCCTCGGCTAGACCAGATTCCTGCAGCAAATCTTGATGCAGATGATCCACTTACTGAT GAAGATGATGAAGATGAGGACTTGGAAGACAGTGATGATGATGACACTGCAGCTCTTCTggctgaactggaaaaaatcaagaaagaaCGAGCTGAGGAACAGGCTCGAAAG GAACAAGAGCAAAaggctgaagaagaaagaattcGGATGGAGAACATTCTGAGTGGTAACCCACTGCTGAACCTTACTGGCCCAGCACAGCCTCAAGCGAACTTCAAAGTGAAGAGGAG atggGATGATGATGTTGTCTTCAAGAATTGTGCCAAGGGGATagatgaaacaaaaaaggacaaaagattCGTGAATGATACTCTGCGATCAGAATTTCACAAAAAGttcatggaaaaatatatcaagTAG